In the Desulfonatronovibrio hydrogenovorans DSM 9292 genome, GGTCATGGAAGAGGGTCAGGACAGACTGTCCAGAGGAATATCAGTGGTTATCTTTCCCCAGGCCCGGCGGACCAGCCGCTTTGACCCGGAAAAATTCAACTCCATGGGCATCAAGCTGGCCAGAAAGGCTGGGGTCCCGGTCATCCCCCTGGCCCTGAAAACCGATGCCTGGTCAGCAGGCCGGCTGCTCAAGGATTTTGGCAAGATCCGGCCTGAACGCTTTATCCATTTTTCTTTTGGCCCGCCCCTTGTGGTTCAGGGCAATGGCCGGGAAGAACACCAGAAAGTGATCAGCTTTATTAGAACAAATCTGGAAAAATGGAACAGGATGTGATCATCCCCCTGAAAAAAGTCTTTAACACTGCCTATTCCTTGCTGCCGGCCCGGCGCAGCAGATACTGTCCATACTGATTCATGGCCAGGGGCCTGGCCAGGGCCACCAGTTCCTCCCTTCCTATGTATCCCATTTCATAGGCTATCTCTTCAACACAGGCCACCTTGAGTCCCTGGCGTTTTTCAATGACCTCGATAAAATTGCTGGCCTCCAGCAGGCTTTCATGGGTCCCGGTATCCAGCCAGGCATAGCCCCGGCCCATGAGTTCAACCTTGAGCCTGTCCTGCTTCAGGTATGCCTGGTTAACAGAAGTGATTTCCAGTTCTCCCCTGGCTGAAGGCCTGATGGACCTGGCAATATCCACCACGTCATTGGGGTAGAAATAAAGGCCCACTACTGCGTAATTGGATTTGGGATCCCGGGGCTTTTCTTCAATGGACACAGCATTCATGGACTGATCAAACTCCATTACTCCGTAGCGCTGGGGATCACTGACCCAGTAGCCGAAGATCACGGATTTCTGCTCTTCAGCCACGGTCTTTACGGAATTTCTAAGCAGCCGGGTCAGATCATGTCCGAAAAAGAGGTTGTCACCCAGAACCAGGCACACATCATCCTGACCAATGAACTCTGCTCCAATGATAAAGGCCTGGGCCAGCCCGTCAGGACTGGGCTGGACAGCATATGAAAAGCTCATGCCCAGCTCTGATCCATCCCCCAGAAGGTCCTGGAAAAGATTGATATCCCTGGGAGTGGAAATGATCAGCACCTCTCTGATGCCTGCCAGCATCAAGACGGACAGGGGGTAGTAGATCATGGGCTTGTCATAGATGGGGATGAGCTGTTTACTCACTCCCCGGGTCAGGGGATAAAGCCTGGTTCCGCTTCCTCCGGCCAGAATGATTGCTTTCATGAGGTGTTCCTTTTAGGTCCTGGAAGGGTTTCCAACTGGTTGCACTCTATTTCCTGCACTCAAGGTTTGCTGTCTGCGGCCTGGTCCAGTACAAAATCCACTTCCAGCCGGTCCAGATTCACATCCTGGAGCACCACCTCCACTTTCTGGCCCAGATAAAACCTCTTGCCGGTGCGCTTGCCCAGCAGGTCCTGTTTTTCCGGCCGGAAGACATAATAATCATCGCTCATATTGGACAGCCTGACCATGCCCTCGGCCAGGACATCCTCCAGTTCCACCCAGAATCCGAAATCAGCCAGGGAAGATATGACCCCGGTAAATCCCTGGCCGATCCTGGGTCGAATGGACAGGATAGTGGCCCTTTTCAGGATCTCCCGTTCAGCATTCATGGCCACCCGTTCCAGGGAACTTAAGGATTCAGCCACCTTTTTCATGCTCTTGAGTCTGGGCTTGACCAGGGTCTCCTGGTCCAGGGCGTTTTTCAGGGCCCTGTGCACCACCAGATCAGCATAGCGCCTGATGGGCGAAGTAAAATGGCAGTAAGATCTTGAAGCCAAGCCGAAATGGCCCTCATTTTCCGGGGAATACCTGGCCTGCATCATGGACCGGAGTACCAGCCGGCTGACCAGAAATTCCAGGTCAAAATCCCTGGAAACATCAATCAGCCTCTGCAGGCTCCTGGGGTCGCGCTCCTTGGGCAGCTTGGGTCCCAGGTCAGTGTTGGTCAGAAGCTTGAACAGGGAGTCCAGCTTGTCCTTGTCTGCAGGAGGGTGGACCCGGTACAGGAAAAGAGATTTTTTTTCCTCCAGAAATTCAGCCACAGCCTCGTTGGCAGCCAGCATGAATTCCTCAATGAGCTGGTGGGCGAAGTTCCTGGTCCTGGCCTTGATCTCCAGACCCCCGTCCAGGATGTTCAGCAGGACCTCTGGTTCCGGCAGGTCAAAGTCTATGCTTCCCCGTTTCTGCCGAAGCTTGAGCAGTTTCCTGGCCAGGATATCCGCCTTTTTGAGCATGGCCAGGACTGGTTCAAGCTCTTTTATGGTTTCTGGTTCTTCCAGGTACAGGGCTGCATTGACCTGGGCATAGGTCAGCCTTTTCTTGCTTCTGATCACTGCCGGATAAAAGGAAGCCTTGTGCCTGACCCCATTGGCATTAAAATGCATCTGGGCCACCATGACCAGCCTGGGCACATCCGGATTCAGACTGCACAGGCCGTTGGACAGACTTTCCGGAAACATGGGTTCCACAGACAGGGGAAAGTAGTATGAATTCCCCCTGGCCAGGGCCTCCTGGTCCAGCCTGGAGCCTGGATGGACGTAATGGGATACGTCGGCTATGGCCACATACAGGATGA is a window encoding:
- the rnr gene encoding ribonuclease R, whose amino-acid sequence is MQKIDQKTVLKFFKKMNKPLSLREIRDGLDLGKKEAGRARDILKSLTAKGRVFKTRKTWCLVDELPVQKAVLEVQRSGVGFAIPFDKRRRDIFIHPKNFQDAWHGDTILVATLPGKKGKNPEGRIVRVVERATSQLPAKVIKPMGPGLVLARPANPRLDFSLVLETGGQDLDKDTMVVAEPMEQLEAGLWSARVSRIMGHEHTLEVQEEIVKLNHKVPGEFPASVLKEAQNLPGEPGKKDFKGRRDLSSKEFVTIDGAQAKDFDDAILVEPDNQGFILYVAIADVSHYVHPGSRLDQEALARGNSYYFPLSVEPMFPESLSNGLCSLNPDVPRLVMVAQMHFNANGVRHKASFYPAVIRSKKRLTYAQVNAALYLEEPETIKELEPVLAMLKKADILARKLLKLRQKRGSIDFDLPEPEVLLNILDGGLEIKARTRNFAHQLIEEFMLAANEAVAEFLEEKKSLFLYRVHPPADKDKLDSLFKLLTNTDLGPKLPKERDPRSLQRLIDVSRDFDLEFLVSRLVLRSMMQARYSPENEGHFGLASRSYCHFTSPIRRYADLVVHRALKNALDQETLVKPRLKSMKKVAESLSSLERVAMNAEREILKRATILSIRPRIGQGFTGVISSLADFGFWVELEDVLAEGMVRLSNMSDDYYVFRPEKQDLLGKRTGKRFYLGQKVEVVLQDVNLDRLEVDFVLDQAADSKP
- the rfbA gene encoding glucose-1-phosphate thymidylyltransferase RfbA, translated to MKAIILAGGSGTRLYPLTRGVSKQLIPIYDKPMIYYPLSVLMLAGIREVLIISTPRDINLFQDLLGDGSELGMSFSYAVQPSPDGLAQAFIIGAEFIGQDDVCLVLGDNLFFGHDLTRLLRNSVKTVAEEQKSVIFGYWVSDPQRYGVMEFDQSMNAVSIEEKPRDPKSNYAVVGLYFYPNDVVDIARSIRPSARGELEITSVNQAYLKQDRLKVELMGRGYAWLDTGTHESLLEASNFIEVIEKRQGLKVACVEEIAYEMGYIGREELVALARPLAMNQYGQYLLRRAGSKE